The following coding sequences are from one Salvia hispanica cultivar TCC Black 2014 chromosome 3, UniMelb_Shisp_WGS_1.0, whole genome shotgun sequence window:
- the LOC125216299 gene encoding rhamnogalacturonan I rhamnosyltransferase 1-like, with the protein MCRLKDCEESKRRRKWGIMGLKTAAFAGDKLEKLRNSGVVSRSRMKLWIIRATTSIFLWTCLVQLTALSETRGLRVLKGWPSCFSQESAAAAALDAQSHLARVLPPKRVYKNNGYLMVSCNGGLNQMRAAICDMVAIARYLNVTLVVPELDKTSFWNDPSEFEDIFDVDHFITSLRDEVRILKELPPRVKRRVELGIIYTMPPVSWSDISYYHNQILPLIQKYKVVHLNRTDARLANNDQPMDIQRLRCRVNFGALRFTPQIEELGRKVIKILRQNGPFIVLHLRYEMDMLAFSGCTQGCGADEVEELTQMRYAYPWWKEKVIDSDMKRREGLCPLTPEETVLTLRALDIDRNIQIYIAAGEIYRGERRLSSLRASYPNLVRKETLLDSSDLRYFQNHSSQMAALDYLVSLESDIFVPTYDGNMAKVVEGHRRHLGYKKTILLDRKLLVELIDKYNSGSLNWDQFSTAVKDAHVERMGNPTKRLVIPDRPKEEDYFYANPYECLETQSEDEPLELTSI; encoded by the exons ATGTGTAGATTGAAGGACTGTGAAGAGAGCAAGCGGAGGCGGAAGTGGGGGATAATGGGGCTCAAAACGGCGGCGTTTGCTGGCGACAAGCTGGAGAAGCTGAGAAACAGCGGCGTCGTGTCGCGATCGAGGATGAAGCTTTGGATAATCCGAGCTACTACGTCGATTTTTCTGTGGACTTGCTTAGTTCAGCTGACGGCATTGAGCGAGACTCGGGGGCTTCGTGTTCTGAAGGGCTGGCCGTCTTGCTTCTCGCAGGaatcggcggcggcggccgcCTTGGATGCTCAGTCGCATCTAGCGAGGGTTTTGCCTCCAAAGA GGGTTTACAAGAACAACGGGTACTTGATGGTTTCGTGCAACGGAGGGCTTAATCAAATGCGGGCTGCG ATATGCGACATGGTTGCCATTGCGAGATATCTAAATGTTACATTGGTGGTTCCTGAACTTGACAAGACTTCGTTCTGGAACGATCCTAG TGAGTTCGAAGACATATTTGATGTGGACCATTTCATTACATCCTTGAGAGATGAAGTTCGGATACTCAAGGAGCTGCCTCCGAGGGTCAAGAGGAGGGTCGAGCTGGGAATCATCTATACCATGCCCCCTGTTAGTTGGTCAGATATTTCGTACTATCACAATCAG ATTCTTCCACTGATCCAGAAATATAAAGTTGTCCATTTGAACAGAACAGATGCTCGGCTTGCCAATAACGATCAGCCTATGGACATTCAGAGGCTCCGTTGCAGAGTTAATTTTGGTGCTTTGAGGTTTACACCTCAGATAGAGGAACTGGGCAGAAAAGTCATTAAAATTCTTAGGCAAAATGGTCCATTCATCGTGCTCCACCTGAGATACGAGATGGACATGCTAGCCTTCTCTGGTTGTACACAGGGTTGTGGTGCGGACGAGGTGGAGGAACTAACACAAATGAG atacGCCTACCCGTGGTGGAAAGAGAAGGTTATAGATTCTGATATGAAAAGGAGAGAAGGTCTATGTCCTTTGACACCCGAAGAAACTGTCCTCACGTTACGGGCACTGGACATAGATCGTAATATCCAGATTTACATAGCTGCTGGGGAAATCTATCGAGGAGAAAGAAGACTTTCTAGTCTCAGAGCATCGTATCCAAATCTG GTGAGGAAGGAAACATTGTTGGACTCTTCCGACCTTAGGTATTTCCAGAATCACTCGTCTCAGATGGCGGCTCTTGATTATCTTGTTTCCCTGGAGAGTGATATCTTTGTTCCCACGTACGATGGAAATATGGCTAAAGTCGTTGAAGGACATCGCAG ACATCTTGGATACAAGAAGACCATTCTACTCGACAGAAAGCTGCTAGTCGAATTGATAGACAAGTATAACTCCGGGTCACTGAACTGGGATCAGTTTTCAACTGCTGTCAAAGACGCTCACGTTGAACGCATGGGAAACCCGACCAAGAGATTGGTGATTCCCGACCGACCTAAAGAAGAAGATTACTTCTACGCCAACCCCTACGAGTGTTTGGAAACGCAGAGTGAAGACGAACCACTAGAACTGACTAGTATTTGA
- the LOC125209966 gene encoding uncharacterized protein LOC125209966, which produces MATNLHSSPPNKRLKTLSPNFEIPIDKGKSKSLVDDEPPPPIAGDESADCCGICLSEGGASRGQIECCDHYYCFVCIMEWAKVESKCPLCKRRFSTIRRPPKPPVFASERVVRVPVRDQACHYSGNLANGPRNMYSEAKCATCQGVSDESLLLLCDLCDAAAHTYCVGLGYTVPEGDWFCQDCALLREEQLKSESNIDPDVQTNVSSADRKSTEEHISIMDIVRESPGHAARSSVRVSSYQSDLPLSTSNDGVVMRNGIERSSSTSQGVIGRQAPTSNARTLHHCRNLHDRIRALRQNWNGLRSGVFHFSSNRGKGNISQNFVASRSGDGVNQQSMAQCSSPDVKNDRRDHEIQKAWEMFDKAKSKRRDRERSNIVPRASKFQTRKPNPPKSANFVSNRPVSLDSQPNLAKDCYAQPSSSSGKGMRKLYVVKEVTYSRDDSVIGHSGAHQELRSSKETPSHVHKANTRSMKSPATETLEGLRCVGSDASGRVIPNFDQVNGVNHVSSSHSKVKHAKEKRDSEKICVDSQQYNAAKSEIQSLVKLNLKLQTKEEKLDVDAFKEIARLSTHSILAACGLEHPRPGLPSIPGIVCSHLSSVEQHQKSSLMPCSCRECFYAFVKDVVNRVVLQKKETTHKNP; this is translated from the exons ATGGCCACGAATCTCCACTCTTCTCCCCCAAACAAACGTCTCAAAACCCTATCCCCAAATTTCGAAATCCCAATCGATAAAGGCAAATCAAAATCCCTAGTCGATGACGAGCCTCCGCCGCCGATCGCCGGAGATGAATCCGCCGATTGCTGCGGGATTTGCTTGTCGGAAGGTGGAGCCAGCAGGGGGCAGATCGAGTGCTGCGACCATTACTACTGCTTCGTCTGCATCATGGAGTGGGCCAAGGTCGAGTCCAAATGCCCTCTCTGCAAGCGCCGCTTCTCTACCATCCGCCGCCCTCCCAAGCCGCCGGTTTTCGCCTCCGAGCGCGTCGTCCGCGTCCCTGTCCGTGATCAG GCTTGTCATTATTCTGGAAATTTGGCAAATGGCCCTCGAAATATGTATTCTGAAGCTAAGTGTGCCACATGTCAGGGCGTATCAGATGAAAGCCTCTTACTCTTGTGTGATCTTTGCGACGCTGCTGCTCATACGTACTGTGTTGGCCTAGGTTACACAGTTCCGGAAGGTGATTGGTTTTGTCAGGATTGCGCACTTCTGAGGGAGGAACAATTGAAGAGTGAATCAAATATCGATCCTGATGTTCAAACAAATGTGTCATCGGCTGACAGAAAATCTACAGAGGAACACATTTCTATTATGGATATCGTGCGAGAATCTCCTGGCCATGCAGCTCGGAGTTCTGTAAGGGTCTCATCATATCAGTCTGACTTGCCACTTAGTACTTCTAATGATGGAGTTGTTATGAGAAACGGCATTGAGCGATCAAGTTCAACAAGCCAAGGAGTTATTGGGAGGCAGGCACCAACGTCGAATGCTAGAACTCTACATCATTGTCGTAATCTTCATGACCGCATACGTGCATTACGTCAAAACTGGAATGGACTTCGGAGTGGcgtttttcatttctcttccAACCGAGGCAAGGGAAACATTTCCCAGAATTTTGTGGCTTCTAGAAGTGGAGATGGCGTAAATCAGCAATCAATGGCTCAGTGCAGTTCTCCTGATGTAAAGAATGACCGAAGAGACCATGAGATACAGAAAGCCTGGGAGATGTTTGATAAAGCAAAGTCCAAAAGACGAGACCGTGAACGGTCCAATATTGTGCCTCGAGCCTCAAAATTCCAGACAAGAAAACCCAACCCCCCTAAAAGTGCTAATTTTGTGAGCAATAGGCCAGTATCACTAGATAGCCAACCTAATTTAGCAAAGGATTGCTATGCACAaccatcttcatcttctggAAAAGGAATGCGGAAATTGTATGTGGTGAAGGAAGTCACCTATAGCCGTGACGATTCAGTAATTGGTCATTCTGGTGCACACCAAGAATTGAGATCTTCTAAGGAGACTCCCTCACACGTGCACAAGGCTAATACAAGAAGCATGAAATCACCAGCTACAGAAACATTAGAAGGACTGCGTTGCGTCGGATCAGATGCATCAGGACGAGTTATTCCAAATTTCGATCAGGTTAATGGGGTTAATCATGTGTCTTCCTCCCATAGCAAGGTCAAACATGCGAAGGAGAAAAGGGATTCGGagaaaatttgtgttgacagcCAGCAATATAATGCTGCCAAGAGTGAGATTCAATCCCTAGTAAAGCTCAACTTAAAACTTCAGACTAAAGAGGAGAAACTAG ATGTGGACGCATTCAAAGAAATCGCCAGACTTTCCACTCATTCCATACTAGCTGCATGTGGTTTGGAGCATCCACGGCCTGGTTTGCCTTCAATTCCAGGTATCGTATGCTCCCATCTCAGCAGCGTCGAACAGCATCAGAAATCTAGTTTAATGCCTTGTTCTTGCCGAGAATGTTTCTATGCATTTGTGAAGGATGTTGTCAATCGCGTTGTGTTGCAGAAGAAGGAAACAACTCACAAAAATCCATGA
- the LOC125209967 gene encoding uncharacterized protein LOC125209967, whose amino-acid sequence MGYYLADGIYPRWPVFLKTISCPISERRVLFAAKQESARKDVERAFGVLQSRWAIVKGPARFWYKEVIADVMYACIIMHNMIVEQERGHVTNWVDDEAGSSSSTATSPVTRGLPTGFGAVLERQASMRNQQDHTQLMTDMIEEVWTRNRRH is encoded by the coding sequence atggggtactacttggccgatggcatataccctaggtggcctgtTTTTTTGAAGACGATCAGCTGCCCAATTAGTGAGAGGAGAGTCTTGTTTGCGGCAAAGCAGGAGTCCGCgcggaaggatgtggagcgggcttttggggtgctccaatcgcggtgGGCAATCGTGAAAGGTCCGGCGCGTTTCTGGTACAAGGAAGTCATCGCCGacgtcatgtatgcgtgcatcatcatgcataacatgatagtcgaacaagAACGTGGTCATGTCACCAATTGGGTGGATGATGAAGCCGGATCTAGCTCCAGCACGGCTACCTCGCCGGTCACTCGAGGATTACCGACTGGCTTCGGTGCGGTTCTAGAGCGACAGGCCTCAATGCGCAACCAACAAGACCATACTCAGCTCATGaccgacatgattgaagaagtttggaccCGCAACCGCCGCCATTGA
- the LOC125213029 gene encoding uncharacterized protein LOC125213029, which yields MDFWLRARAFAEEAARKSQQLTQGLGSTNFSGVVSEASRRSKELAAEASKLSQEFAADAMKRTDEIKAHIPPPAVVLNNLVDSAQKAAYSPADLDMFGVTDELREFVRGITTNTFRDFPLEDESKVSNIHTVSNVRQDLTEWQERHANLVLLTVKEISKLRYQLCPRVMKEWKFWKIYFILVNSHVAAYEKHYVEVVKLKPAENVTDAEVEGTSSSVRSEEADEISKPKGSAQKSASIDKDLDVFLLGDLDDSDDDDPDDGNDDSDDDGFEKI from the exons ATGGATTTCTGGCTGAGAGCTCGCGCATTCGCGGAGGAGGCGGCGAGGAAATCGCAGCAGCTGACGCAGGGGCTCGGCTCCACCAACTTCTCAGGCGTCGTCTCGGAGGCGTCGAGGCGCTCCAAGGAGCTGGCGGCGGAGGCGTCGAAGCTGTCGCAGGAGTTCGCCGCGGACGCGATGAAGCGCACCGACGAGATCAAGGCTCACATTCCTCCTCCCGCCGTGGTTCTCAACAATCTCGTCGATTCAGCTCAGAAGGCGGCCTACAGCCCCGCCGATCTGGATATGTTCGGTGTTACGGATGAGCTGAGGGAGTTTGTGAGAGGCATTACGACGAATACTTTCCGTGATTTTCCGCTTGAAG ATGAGTCAAAAGTATCTAATATTCATACCGTCTCAAATGTTCGGCAAGATCTCACAGAGTGGCAAGAAAGGCATGCCAATCTTGTTCTTTTGACAGTGAAG GAAATCTCAAAGCTAAGGTATCAACTATGTCCACGTGTGATGAAGGAATGGAAGTTTTGGAAAATCTATTTCATTCTTGTAAACAGTCATGTGGCAGC ATATGAGAAACACTATGTGGAAGTTGTAAAGCTCAAGCCAGCTGAAAATGTTACAGATGCTGAGGTCGAGGGGACTTCATCAAGTGTAAGATCTGAAGAAGCAGATGAGATTTCGAAACCAAAAGGCAGTGCTCAGAAGTCAGCATCCATTGACAAGGATCTGGATGTATTTCTTCTTGGAGACCTTGATGAcagtgatgatgatgatccAG ATGATGGGAATGATGACTCAGATGATGATGgctttgaaaaaatataa
- the LOC125212611 gene encoding rhodanese-like domain-containing protein 10 produces the protein MAFHLKHHHTHTPPFKHLRPAAPPPRKRIRVHAALGGLAQELIQSGVVTPIPPKDAAAALESRGYTLLDIRPEWERSKARVSGSMHVPLFVEDKDNSPVTLLKKWVHFGYIGLWTGQLFTMINPRFVQEVEEVVPDKDSKLLVACGEGLRSLMAVAKLHNGGYKNLGWLAGGFTRATEGDFPAVEGSEKLEYATIGGASYYFLKLLLLLQAVGKKT, from the exons ATGGCATTTCACTTGAAGCACCACCACACGCACACACCCCCCTTCAAACACCTCCGCCCAGCCGCCCCTCCGCCGCGTAAACGCATCCGCGTCCACGCAGCGCTAGGCGGCCTAGCTCAGGAGCTCATCCAATCCGGCGTGGTCACTCCCATCCCGCCAAAAGATGCAGCCGCGGCACTGGAGTCCCGCGGCTACACATTGCTGGACATCCGTCCGGAGTGGGAGAGGAGCAAGGCACGTGTCTCGGGATCGATGCACGTGCCGTTGTTCGTGGAGGACAAGGACAATAGCCCCGTCACGTTGTTGAAGAAGTGGGTGCATTTCGGTTACATTGGGCTGTGGACGGGGCAGTTGTTTACGATGATCAATCCTAGATTTGTTCAAGAAGTGGAGGAGGTTGTTCCGGATAAGGATTCGAAGCTGCTCGTGGCGTGCGGGGAGGGACTAAG ATCCTTGATGGCTGTTGCAAAGCTGCATAATGGAGGATACAAGAACTTGGGGTGGCTGGCCGGGGGATTCACCCGGGCGACCGAAGGCGATTTTCCGGCCGTCGAAGGTAGTGAGAAGTTGGAGTATGCCACAATTGGTGGTGCATCTTACTACTTCCTTAAGTTGCTTCTTTTGTTACAAGCTGTGGGGAAGAAAACTTGA
- the LOC125209007 gene encoding transcription factor BIM1-like → MELPIGTEGRKATHDFLSLYSSSAAHSQQDPSPSQGGYLKTHDFLQPLEWVGKHGTTTKEDIKAGVAAVDRPPAPPPPASGEHLLPGGIGTYSISYFNRTVLKPEGGLFTQPSNTTRNDENSNCSSHSGGSFTLWDESAVKKGKTGKENSVTERHILREAGVNVVGGKWAPFLEKPSQSSSNHKHAAANFSSFSPSQPSSSQQNQSFMDMIMTSAKNDQEDDDDEEEEEFTIKKEPSPNSKGNMSVKVEAKTIDQKPNTPRSKHSATEQRRRSKINDRFQRLREIIPNSDQKRDKASFLLEVIEYIQFLQEKVTRYDSSYNIWNHEPSKMMQWRRNEGYVERARGTSTDSAPASVFGKKFDDSKAAVSPSLPTSGQNLVDSDLSTATTLRERVVQPPEPTSKPATLHSPMNPNIFTLGSRTTSVPASPISPKQASGVEKTMTWPPQDMTIESGTINISSVYSQGLLNTLTQALQRSGVDLSQASISVQIDLGKKANSITHSSTFVSKDDEADATLPRSSTGKEPGRAAKKLRTS, encoded by the exons ATGGAATTGCCGATTGGAACTGAAG GAAGAAAGGCGACTCATGATTTTCTCTCACTGTATTCGTCATCAGCTGCACATAGCCAACAAGATCCGTCTCCCTCGCAAG GTGGCTACCTTAAAACGCACGACTTCTTGCAACCGTTGGAATGGGTGGGGAAGCATGGGACAACGACGAAAGAAGATATTAAAGCTGGGGTGGCTGCTGTCGATAGGCCTCCAGCGCCGCCACCTCCGGCCTCGGGGGAGCATCTTCTTCCCGGTGGCATTGGGACGTACAGCATCTCTTATTTCAATCGAACGGTGTTAAAACCTGAAGGGGGCTTGTTTACTCAGCCGAGTAATACGACCAGGAATGACGAAAACTCAAACTGCAGTTCTCACTCAGGAGGTAGTTTCACTCTATGGGATGAATCTGCAGTTAAAAAGGGAAAGACAGGGAAGGAGAATAGTGTTACCGAAAGACATATTCTGCGAG AAGCAGGCGTTAATGTGGTTGGAGGGAAATGGGCGCCATTCCTCGAAAAGCCATCACAGTCCTCTTCTAACCATAAGCACGCCGCCGCAAACTTCAGCTCTTTCTCACCTTCGCA GCCATCATCATCTCAGCAGAACCAGAGTTTCATGGATATGATAATGACATCAGCTAAGAATGACCAAGaagacgatgatgatgaagaagaagaagagttcACCATCAAGAAAGAGCCATCACCCAACTCGAAAG GTAATATGTCTGTGAAAGTTGAAGCAAAGACTATAGATCAGAAGCCTAATACGCCACGCTCTAAACACTCAGCTACAGAGCAGCGAAGGAGGAGCAAGATTAATGACAG ATTTCAGAGACTGAGAGAGATCATTCCTAATAGTGACCAGAAGAGAGATAAGGCATCGTTCCTCTTAGAG GTTATCGAGTACATTCAGTTTCTACAAGAGAAAGTAACCAGATATGACAGTTCCTATAACATCTGGAATCATGAGCCATCCAAAATGATGCAATGG CGGAGGAACGAAGGTTATGTAGAACGTGCGCGAGGAACAAGCACTGATTCAGCTCCAGCGTCAGTTTTTGGCAAGAAATTCGACGACAGCAAAGCTGCCGTCTCCCCCAGCCTGCCAACTAGCGGTCAAAACCTAGTAGACTCAGACTTGAGCACTGCCACTACATTGAGAGAAAGAGTGGTTCAACCTCCCGAACCAACATCAAAGCCCGCGACACTTCATTCGCCAATGAACCCAAACATCTTCACTCTTGGTAGTAGGACAACAAGCGTTCCAGCCTCCCCAATCTCACCAAAACAGGCATCCGGTGTGGAGAAAACTATGACATGGCCCCCACAGGACATGACCATTGAAAGTGGCACGATCAACATCTCTAGCGTTTATTCCCAAGG GCTGTTGAATACTCTCACGCAAGCGTTACAGAGATCCGGAGTGGACCTATCGCAGGCCAGCATCTCAGTACAAATCGACCTGGGGAAGAAAGCAAACAGCATCACACATTCTTCAACCTTCGTCTCCAAG GATGATGAAGCCGATGCCACCTTGCCTCGTTCTTCAACCGGGAAGGAGCCAGGGCGTGCTGCGAAGAAACTAAGGACTAGCTGA